One window of Pseudacidobacterium ailaaui genomic DNA carries:
- a CDS encoding type IV secretion system DNA-binding domain-containing protein has protein sequence MATLQSIDQVPIEKLHGRSRRSLNLSTKLTPMEAKAVEDAASAAGKTPSEWAREQLLRRADAEISGQMEMHIFTELVGIQMLLMGTLEPLLRGSNLSAEQVDQLFRQVQTTKAAKAQELLARRSQKTGEIAMPAVQQWGRKESLIWPPRGHIYTLGAFFLSLVAAGFFIWLRFQFGLTLLQRYYLPYYLRSETAGLTRQASQYQMLVVTDGESRSRAALDADVQPGSTPQFGGKPLPMMLTQEAARQGAYYLAREPMRSYQNKALHAWLAHWIYGDASLLDLFKVQLLFGLMAFLLQLPFSIRKDIARTRMLRYGRWLKGPILVSAKEFTRAIAGDGIGITTNDSKEPLRIPRNAENKHFLIVGDTGTGKSSIIRQLLYQVDARGDAAIVYDPACEFVKQFYNQRRGDIVLNPLDARMPYWNPSKELRRKAEAKALAVSMYQPEGVTNRFFVEAPQKIFAHLLSYLPTPEDLVQWMSDPDEIDRRVKGTEYWALIDPKAPQQRTGVLGSLNMSADSFRLLPKEDETTSMWTATKWAETRRGWIFITSRPTMREALRPLISLWIDTLVLRLLNEPTPDHKPVWFVIDELASLQRLPQLHTAITENRKSQNPVILGFQGRSQMEARYGDDAEAMLSQPATKIFLRTTEPRAAKWVSEAIGEVEIERLRETHYDGTRQGHNFMLDRQTEPLVLPSEISGLDDLRGFLKYGNHVARFTFPFIELEEKNPGYDERKMDDLIVPKMPPPIAPESVQGHLLFPELTHQPVGNQME, from the coding sequence ATGGCCACCCTTCAAAGCATCGATCAGGTTCCAATCGAAAAGCTGCATGGGCGCAGCCGACGTTCCTTGAATCTGAGCACAAAGCTCACACCAATGGAGGCAAAGGCCGTGGAAGATGCTGCTTCTGCCGCTGGCAAGACACCGAGCGAATGGGCACGTGAGCAACTGCTTCGACGCGCGGACGCCGAGATTTCGGGCCAGATGGAGATGCACATCTTCACCGAATTGGTCGGCATTCAGATGCTCCTGATGGGCACGCTCGAACCGCTGCTGCGCGGCTCGAACCTGTCCGCCGAGCAGGTCGATCAACTCTTCCGCCAGGTGCAGACCACCAAGGCGGCCAAGGCACAGGAACTCTTGGCCCGGCGCAGCCAGAAAACAGGAGAGATAGCCATGCCAGCCGTTCAACAATGGGGTCGAAAGGAATCTCTGATCTGGCCGCCGCGCGGTCATATCTATACGCTCGGCGCATTCTTTCTATCGCTGGTTGCGGCGGGCTTTTTCATCTGGCTGCGCTTTCAGTTTGGCCTCACGCTTCTCCAACGCTACTACCTGCCGTACTACCTGCGCAGCGAAACGGCCGGCCTCACGCGCCAAGCCAGCCAGTACCAGATGCTCGTTGTAACCGATGGCGAATCACGGAGCCGGGCTGCGCTCGACGCGGACGTGCAGCCAGGGTCCACGCCCCAGTTTGGCGGGAAACCATTGCCGATGATGCTGACGCAAGAAGCCGCACGGCAGGGCGCCTACTACCTTGCCCGCGAGCCGATGCGCAGCTATCAGAACAAGGCGCTTCATGCCTGGCTCGCGCACTGGATCTATGGCGACGCTTCCTTGCTCGATCTCTTCAAAGTGCAGCTTCTCTTTGGGCTCATGGCGTTCCTGCTGCAGCTTCCGTTTTCGATCCGCAAAGACATTGCGCGAACCCGGATGCTGCGCTACGGACGGTGGCTCAAGGGACCGATCCTCGTCAGCGCCAAGGAGTTTACGAGGGCCATCGCCGGCGATGGAATCGGCATCACGACCAACGATTCCAAGGAGCCGCTGCGCATTCCGCGCAATGCCGAGAACAAGCACTTCCTGATCGTCGGAGACACCGGCACCGGCAAGTCGAGCATCATCCGTCAACTGCTCTATCAGGTCGATGCGCGCGGTGATGCGGCCATCGTCTACGACCCGGCCTGCGAGTTCGTGAAGCAGTTCTACAACCAGCGCCGCGGTGACATCGTGCTCAACCCGCTCGACGCCCGGATGCCGTACTGGAATCCCTCGAAGGAATTACGCCGCAAAGCCGAAGCCAAGGCTCTGGCCGTCTCCATGTACCAGCCGGAAGGCGTCACCAACCGATTCTTCGTCGAAGCGCCGCAGAAGATTTTCGCGCACTTGCTGAGTTACCTGCCGACGCCGGAAGACCTCGTCCAATGGATGTCCGATCCCGATGAGATCGACCGCCGCGTCAAGGGAACCGAGTATTGGGCGCTGATCGATCCCAAGGCTCCGCAGCAGCGCACCGGCGTCCTTGGCTCTCTCAATATGAGCGCCGACAGCTTCCGGCTTCTGCCCAAGGAGGACGAGACAACTTCCATGTGGACAGCGACGAAATGGGCCGAGACACGGCGCGGATGGATCTTCATCACCTCGCGCCCGACGATGCGCGAGGCGCTGCGCCCGCTCATCAGTCTGTGGATCGACACGCTTGTGCTGCGCCTGCTCAACGAGCCGACGCCCGACCACAAGCCGGTCTGGTTTGTGATCGACGAGCTGGCCAGCCTGCAGCGGCTGCCGCAACTCCACACCGCGATCACCGAGAACCGGAAATCGCAGAATCCGGTTATTCTTGGATTCCAGGGCCGCAGCCAGATGGAGGCACGCTACGGCGACGACGCCGAGGCCATGCTCTCGCAGCCGGCCACGAAAATCTTCCTGCGCACCACCGAGCCGCGCGCGGCCAAATGGGTCAGCGAGGCCATTGGCGAGGTCGAGATTGAGCGGCTGCGCGAGACGCATTACGACGGCACGCGCCAGGGGCACAACTTCATGCTCGACCGGCAGACGGAGCCGCTCGTTCTGCCGTCTGAAATCTCCGGCCTCGACGACCTGCGGGGCTTTCTGAAATACGGCAATCACGTTGCGCGATTCACCTTCCCCTTCATCGAACTTGAGGAAAAGAACCCCGGCTATGACGAGCGCAAGATGGACGACCTGATCGTTCCCAAGATGCCTCCGCCAATCGCCCCG